The sequence GCATGGCATCATCCGATGTTGGTCTATGTCACGGGATAGACATCCTGCAGCTCGTGAAGATCGCCTGGCAAGGCCGCCTCCATCACCATGACCACGGCCCCCGCCGCATCATGGACGGTGGCCAGCACCCCGAGAACGGGCTTGGAACTGCCGAGCAACTCGGCCTCTTCCTTCCGGGGACTACGCGCTGTCAGCCGCTCGGTGATGTGGTCGAACCGCAGGTGCTTGACCGCCTGCAGATGCTGGCGGATCCCGTGCCGCAGCGGCTCGGGCTTGTCCAGGTCGGTGCCGAGTGCGATCTCCAGCGGGAACCAGAGCGCCTCCACCGCGGACAGCCGGCCACCCTGCTGGGTCGTCCGCCGACGGGCGATCACCGGCGTCCGTTCTTCCACGCCCAGGAGACGGGCGATGTGACGAGGAGCCGGAACGCGCTGCACGTCGGTGACGCTCTCGGCGCTCTCGGCCTGTTCGGCCACCGCCAGGCCCGGCCGGATGCGATCCGGTGAACTCTCCGGGCGCCCCTTCACGAATGAGCCGCGGCCGTGCTCCCGCTCGATCCACCCTTGCATGGCCAGGGTCTGAAGCGCCCGCACCACGGTCGTGCGCCCCACGCCGAACTCCCGGACAAGCTGCGTCTCGGACGGCAGCATGGCACCCGGAGCGTATTCGCCGGTCTCGATCCGCTGCTGGATCGCCGCCATCACCTGGGCATACTTCGGCGGGGCGAAGTCCATGCTCATGTCAACCGCCCGATCACTCTTCCACTTGTCTGCATAAGCACAGTACCGGCTGAGCAGGCACCTGTATCGACCACCACAGCGATAGCCGCCCGATCCAGATGCACCACGTGATGCTCGATGAGCCTCCCCTCGTACCGTGGAGATCTGACCTAAGGGGGAGGTCGGGGCATGGGAGAGACCAGACGGAGTTTCGATCCGGAGTTTCGGGCGGGTGCGGTGCGCATCGTGCGGGAGTCCGGGAAATCGATCGCCTCGGTCGCGAAAGACCTGGGGATCAACGCGGGCACGCTGGCCAACTGGATGCAGATGGACCGCCTGGCCCGTGAGCAGGACGCCAACGGTGAGCTGGCCGAGTCCGAGCGGGAAGAGCTGACCCGGCTGCGCCGACAGCGGGCCGAGTGGGCCAAGGAACGCGCTGAACTGGAGATGGAGCGTGATGTGCTCAAGCGCTCGGTGGTCTTGTGGGTCAAGGAGGCGACGGGCCGGTGAGCGTGGCGGCCTTCATCGCCTGCCAGAAGACCGAGCACGATGTTCCCCACGCGGTGGCCTGCCGGATCCTGGGGGTCTCGCAGTCCTGGTTCTATAAATGGCGCGATCGCGCACCAGGTGTTCGTCAGCAGCGTCGCGCCGGTTTGGATGCGGCGATCGAGGTGAGGTTCACCGCCTCGGGCGGCACCTACGGCAGCCCGCGCATTACCCGGGACCTGCACGAGGAGGGCTGGCGGGTCTCGGTCAACACGGTGGCCGCGCGGATGGCCGAGCTAGGCCTGGCCGGTCGCCCTGCCGGCAGACGGCGTTCGCTGACGCGCCAGGGCGCCAGGGCGCCAGGCCCGCGGCACCGGATCTGGTCGGCCGTCAGTTCACCGCCGTCGCACCGGATGTGTTGTGGTGCGGCGATGTCACTGAGATCGTCACCGACGAGGGCAAGCTGTATCTGGCCACGGTGCAGGACCTGTTCTCCCGTCGATTGCTCGGCTATGCCATGTCCGCCCATCACGACGCCGCTTTGACGGTCGCCTCGCTGCAGATGGCCGCGCTCACCCGGGGTGGCGACGTCGACGGGGTGATCTTCCACTCCGATCGCGGCGGCGAGTACACCGCCGCCCGGTTCCAGGCTGCCTGCCGCCACTGGGGGGTGGTGCAGTCGATGGGCCGGGTCGGCTGCGCGCTGGACAACGCTCCGGCCGAATCGTTCAACGCCACGCTCAAAGTCGAGCTCGCCCACCGGTATCGCTTCGCCACTCGCGCCGAGGCCCGGCTGAAGATCGCCACCTGGATCGCCGGTTTCTACAACACCCGCCGCCGACACAGCGCCGTCGACGGGCTACCACCAATCATCTACGAACAGCGGATCATGGCTGCCCGAGCGGCCACCACGGTGACACTTCAGCAGCTCATCGCCGCATAGAAAAGTCTCCACGATTTGAGGGGATTGCCACGGCAGACCACCATGATGATTCCCGGGCGGAAGGCGATCTCATGGCTGCATCCGTCCAAGTGCGGCAGGACCTCATCGAGGATCACCACACTGCGCGGTTCGATCCCGGAAGGCGCGGCAATGCCGATCCTGAAGTCCGGCACGTCTTCGTAACGGATGATCAGGTCCTCTCCGTGCTTCCAGCAGTTGTGCCTGAGCGCGAGTTCCATGGAGTTCCCACCGCCGGTCTCCCCGTATGAGATCCGCTCCAGGATGAGATCTTTCACGCACCGCGGCCCGTGGAAGTCGTAGTGCTGGGGATCCACTGCGAACGTGCGAGCACCCACCGGCAACGCGTCGGCGAACTCGGGAAGCCGCTCCAGGTACTCGACCGGGCTGATGACACCATGGATGACCTCACCGGCGAGCAGCGTCATCGACGCGTTGAGATCGACGTACTTCATGCGCTGTTCACGTCTGGAGGCATGCAGGCGCAACCGCTGCGGAACATATCCGGAACGATCTTCATTGCGCCTGCCATGCCATAGGCCATAGCCGCAGGCCACCGCATTATGGAGCCCTCAACAGCCGTTCCACTTCTAATCCGACGGCCATGGGGTCGAATCTTGTAGGACGCCCGCTCCACAGGGGTGGTCAGCCGGCCCGCGGGTCCGCCAGCAGCACCACGCGATCGGCCCCGACGTCGAACCCGAGCACTGGATGGTCCGGGTCGCTCTCCGGCGACATCAACACCGGCTTGCCCAGCTGCCGCCCGATCGTCACGAAGAACCCGCACAGAAGGTCCAGCCGTTCCTGCCCCTGCAGCTCCCGCAGATCGACATCGAAGTCGATCTCGTCCTCCGACAGGAATCGAAAGATCGCCAGCACATCAGGAGCCGGCCAGACGCGCAGACTCGGGCAGTCGGCATCCGAAGGCCGGGACAACACGTGCTCGGCGCGGGGCAGCGGCATCACAATGTCACCTTCGGAGTACTCGCTCCTCCAGCCCTGGGCCTCGATCAGATCAAGAAGCACCTGCCAGTCGCCGACCGAGGTGTCCGTAACCCATACATCCGGCAGTGTCCCCATCAGATCAGGGTCGAAGAAGCTCCTGACCTCATCCCACAGCAGATCCGGCATCCTGCCATGCTTCCCGTTGAAGGAGGCCGGCGCATCTCGCCAGGACAGCTCGACCCCGCAAGGTTGCTCAGGTGAGAACCTGATCATCCGCCGTCGAGCCGAGCAAACCACGACCCCTGTACGTCCGCTCCGGACAAGGCATGATCGACTCGTCGCGCATATACATGCAATGATCTTGAAGGCGTTTCCCAGGTCACGCCAGGCTTTTCGGGTAGTTCGCGGACGGGGACCGGCCCTGGAACGCTGAGGTTTCTTCATCCCGAGTAGTGATCGGCTTTGGTCGCCTGTAGAACGAGGACGGCTCGGACGATCGCGGTAGCGCGCCGGAGGCGACAACGGAGCCGGACCGGCACTTTCCTGCCCTCAGGGGTGTGACGGCATGCTCATCGATCGAGCGAATGTGGGCATGGGCGCGGTCGACGGACCTTTGGCCGCAAGGCAGGATCGGTCGGTGCCGGTGGCGCTTGAACGAGGTGCAGATCGTGTCGCCCATGCCTGAGGTGCGGATCGTGTCGCCCGCGCCTTGGGAACCCTGGTCAGTGAAGGTCGGCAGGTTGGCACGGGTGAGCGCGTCGATCAGGCCCACCTGGCGTGCAGCGGTCAGATCGTGCACCGCCATGCGCGGGCGCTGGGGCTCGCGTCCGCGCGGCCGAGCCCACCGAAGACCGCTACTCGATCTCGCCGAGGTCGAAGGCGACGTCGGCGAGGCGAACCGTCCGCACCTCCGGGTCGTCGAGGAGCTTGCGCAGGTCGGCGAGTTTCCAGCGGTCGACGACGAGCCCGTGCACGACGCCCGCTTTGGCCGCGTCGGTGAGCCGGTAGTGGTCCAGCTCGAACTCGCTGAGGTCGTCCCCCTCGTCAAGCAGCCCGACCCACCTGCGGAACTCCGCCAGCGCCGCCTCAGGTTCGGTCTCGCACTGATAGCTGAAATCCGTCCGGATGTACTCCTCGGTCATGTTGCGGTTCCAGACGACCGCGTTCAGCGGGGGATAGTTGCTGGAGTCGTCGTAGTAGGGAGCCGGGGCGTAGATGTAGGAGACGTCCGCTCCTCCGCAGAGTTTGTGCTTCCGGTTGAAGGCGACGAGCCGCTCGGTGGTCATCGCGTTTGCGAACTCCACGACCGCGACGGCGTCGAGCGTCTGGGGGAGCCCATCGATGGTCTTTCGAGCCTTCTCCGTCAGTTCCTTGTCGGCTCCGGGGTCCGCCTCCACGGAGGCGATCGCGTCGCCCAGGCTGCCGGACGGCCCGTCGAGGGAGGGGGCCCGGATGGTGCCGAACAGGTTCTCCGTGATTTCGTACCCTGTCTCGTCCTCGCTGGGACCGGCTCGGCGCGGCTCCCCCCACAGCGTGTAGGTCGTCCCCAGCAGGCCCCGACCATCGTCGTAACTGTAAAACAAGCGCTTGTCCGAGTTCGCGACGCGGGCGGTCGTGCCGTACACCTGGGCCGTCCGCTCGTCGTCGAAGTCGATGAACACCCACGAAATCCGCTCGACCGCACTGAGAGCCAGGAACAGTGCCGCAGTGACGGCCACGACCCTGAGAAGGGACCTGGCCATGTACGCCCAGTCGGGCTCCCTCGTGTTCATCCCGCACACTCCTGCGATCTAGATCAAATCGGGTACGGCGCACCATAGCCGCCCGAAACCGGTCTGGGCAGGGAGATCAGGCGAGGACTCGGTATGACAGGTCGGCCAAGCGGCTGCCAGCCAGGACCGGCCGCCAAGGCTGCACGCCCGCTGAGGAGCTACGGAGGTTCCGGGGTCCTTGTCGTACGGCATGCACCTCATGCGGCCGGAGAGCTGCAGCCCGGCCCGCGAACGCCGGCGGGCCGCCGTGGAACCGTAGAGAAAGTCCTCATTCAGGGGTCCAGCGTGATGCGTTCTACTTCGGGTGCCACCGGAATACGGCTGGAACGGGCCGCGTCCACCGGAAACCGCGAACGCGGGATCGAGCCGCCCAAGGGTTAGCCGCCCAAGGGTTAAGCGCCGGCCTGCCTCGCGTACCAGGTGATACTGGCTCCGTTCGGGAACGACCTGCGGTCGGTCGGGGTGAACGCGGTGGGACGGAAGCCACCATCGACGAGGGCGGCGCCCGCGCCCGCCACCACGGGATAGCTCTTGATGATCAGTTCGTCGATCTCGGTCAGCAGCGAGTTGGCCAGCCCTCCGCCGCCGCAGAGCCAGATGTCCAGCCCGTCCCCGCGCTTGAGGTCCCGGACGAGCGCGGCGGGGTCGCGCACCAGT comes from Streptosporangium roseum DSM 43021 and encodes:
- a CDS encoding GntR family transcriptional regulator; its protein translation is MSMDFAPPKYAQVMAAIQQRIETGEYAPGAMLPSETQLVREFGVGRTTVVRALQTLAMQGWIEREHGRGSFVKGRPESSPDRIRPGLAVAEQAESAESVTDVQRVPAPRHIARLLGVEERTPVIARRRTTQQGGRLSAVEALWFPLEIALGTDLDKPEPLRHGIRQHLQAVKHLRFDHITERLTARSPRKEEAELLGSSKPVLGVLATVHDAAGAVVMVMEAALPGDLHELQDVYPVT
- a CDS encoding transposase — protein: MGETRRSFDPEFRAGAVRIVRESGKSIASVAKDLGINAGTLANWMQMDRLAREQDANGELAESEREELTRLRRQRAEWAKERAELEMERDVLKRSVVLWVKEATGR
- a CDS encoding IS3 family transposase, producing MAGLGQHGGRADGRARPGRSPCRQTAFADAPGRQGARPAAPDLVGRQFTAVAPDVLWCGDVTEIVTDEGKLYLATVQDLFSRRLLGYAMSAHHDAALTVASLQMAALTRGGDVDGVIFHSDRGGEYTAARFQAACRHWGVVQSMGRVGCALDNAPAESFNATLKVELAHRYRFATRAEARLKIATWIAGFYNTRRRHSAVDGLPPIIYEQRIMAARAATTVTLQQLIAA